A window of Mus pahari chromosome 7, PAHARI_EIJ_v1.1, whole genome shotgun sequence contains these coding sequences:
- the LOC110324089 gene encoding protein TCL1B1-like — translation MAAAPFHPQSPLPVVLVYVKADIYEDEHHRLWRVANVEISSHCDSSGSCITVHLWQPSPHQRIPYNPMNEDSLPTVWILEARNTYRGTDSLQWRLLNHSQVDDSVQLTLMLV, via the exons ATGGCTGCTGCACCTTTTCATCCCCAGAGCCCACTCCCAGTTGTCCTGGTCTATGTAAAAGCAGACATCTATGAGGATGAACATCATCGACTGTGGAGAGTTGCAAACGTGGAAATTTCTTCACATTGTGACAGC AGTGGATCATGTATAACTGTCCACTTGTGGCAGCCATCCCCCCATCAGCGTATTCCCTACAATCCCATGAATGAGGACTCTCTACCCACGGTGTGGATATTAGAGGCCAGGAACACATACAGGGGAACAGATTCCTTGCAGTGGAGATTACTGAATCATTCTCAG GTTGATGACTCAGTGCAACTGACCCTGATGCTGGTGTAA